The Corynebacterium poyangense genome includes a window with the following:
- a CDS encoding ABC transporter permease, protein MNQTVRRISHYPGVVVALGILALALLAALFPHIFTRLDPISGTFEPLLPPSKDNWFGTDSVGRDVYSRVIYGTRESLIGAALAVTIGIVAGTILGLIAGTTRADAVIMRIVDVLLSIPALLLSLSVIIILGFGTTNAAIAVGVTSVATFTRLARSQVISVARSEFVEASYASGSSPLAVLIGHILPNSLTPVLALAAMQCGSAILQLATLGFLGYGAPPPTPEWGLLIADARDYIATSWWLTVLPGFVIIAVVLASNYLSQFLQKEAN, encoded by the coding sequence ATGAACCAGACTGTGCGTCGAATATCTCACTATCCCGGCGTTGTCGTGGCCTTAGGAATTCTAGCTTTAGCTCTCCTAGCTGCACTTTTCCCTCATATTTTTACTCGCCTTGATCCCATTTCGGGAACTTTTGAGCCCTTGCTTCCCCCCTCCAAAGACAACTGGTTTGGCACTGATTCGGTAGGTCGCGACGTCTATTCCCGAGTGATCTACGGAACCCGGGAATCCCTCATCGGGGCAGCTCTTGCCGTCACTATTGGAATTGTGGCTGGAACTATCCTGGGGCTGATCGCCGGAACCACGCGCGCCGATGCCGTCATCATGAGAATCGTCGATGTGCTGCTGTCTATTCCCGCTCTACTGCTGAGTCTTTCGGTGATCATCATCCTTGGCTTTGGGACCACCAATGCCGCTATTGCGGTGGGAGTGACCTCGGTGGCAACTTTTACTCGTTTGGCTCGGTCCCAGGTGATCTCCGTGGCGCGATCGGAGTTTGTCGAAGCATCCTACGCAAGTGGAAGTTCTCCTCTTGCTGTCCTCATCGGGCACATTCTTCCCAACTCTCTCACCCCGGTTCTTGCTTTGGCCGCAATGCAATGCGGTTCTGCAATTTTGCAGCTAGCTACCCTCGGGTTCTTAGGTTACGGTGCTCCACCCCCCACCCCAGAGTGGGGACTGCTCATTGCTGATGCTCGGGACTACATAGCGACGTCCTGGTGGCTGACAGTGCTTCCCGGTTTCGTCATCATTGCCGTGGTGCTGGCAAGTAACTATCTTTCTCAGTTCCTGCAGAAGGAGGCTAATTAA
- a CDS encoding ABC transporter permease, protein MSFATVLQRCGQALLVLLVTYALAFILLSALPSDAVMARFASPELGLSAEEIAAIRQEYGVDRPLILQFFISLWGFIRGDFGYSVQTGTAVSSMIREALPGTIGLALAAFLLAILLTAVLAVLATVPSSPWLRSFINTLPGIMVSLPSFWIGVIIIQVVSFQLGWIPVIQPTRWQSLILPAFTLSIPIAAPLTQIFLRSIEDTAQQPFISVVRSRGASRWWIFSRNIFRNALLPTLTMAGLLFGELVGGAVVTEAVFGRAGIGHLTVNAVANRDTPVLLAVVIIAATTYVIINLIVDLLYPVLDPRLRRKARS, encoded by the coding sequence ATGTCTTTTGCAACGGTACTCCAGCGCTGCGGCCAAGCTCTCCTCGTGCTGTTGGTGACCTACGCCTTGGCTTTTATTTTGCTATCAGCTTTGCCCTCCGATGCTGTCATGGCGCGATTTGCCTCCCCAGAGTTAGGTCTAAGTGCCGAGGAAATCGCAGCTATTCGCCAGGAATATGGAGTTGATCGGCCTCTTATCCTCCAATTTTTCATCTCACTATGGGGGTTTATCCGAGGCGACTTCGGATACTCAGTACAAACGGGAACCGCAGTATCGAGCATGATCCGCGAGGCATTGCCAGGCACCATAGGTTTGGCATTAGCTGCGTTTCTTCTGGCAATCCTCCTCACCGCTGTCTTAGCGGTTCTCGCCACCGTCCCTTCCTCCCCCTGGCTGAGGTCATTCATCAACACCCTGCCGGGCATCATGGTCTCCCTACCAAGTTTCTGGATCGGTGTCATCATCATCCAAGTCGTCTCCTTCCAACTGGGATGGATCCCCGTCATCCAGCCCACCCGGTGGCAATCCCTGATCTTGCCGGCCTTCACCCTTTCCATCCCCATAGCCGCACCGTTGACCCAGATTTTTCTTCGCTCCATCGAAGACACCGCACAGCAGCCCTTTATCAGCGTGGTGCGTTCTCGCGGGGCTTCACGATGGTGGATTTTCAGCCGCAATATTTTCCGCAACGCCTTACTCCCCACCCTCACCATGGCTGGACTCCTCTTCGGAGAACTCGTCGGCGGAGCGGTTGTCACCGAAGCTGTTTTCGGTCGCGCCGGGATAGGCCACCTCACGGTCAATGCTGTTGCGAATCGTGATACCCCCGTTCTTCTTGCCGTGGTCATCATTGCTGCCACCACCTACGTGATCATCAATCTCATCGTGGATCTGCTCTATCCAGTCCTTGATCCTCGTCTGCGTCGAAAGGCTCGATCATGA
- a CDS encoding TIGR04028 family ABC transporter substrate-binding protein: MNAGLRICEKLRPLSSRRITGVMMLCVLCLLTGCGYGGHLGQPAAKSASDLNKQELTYLEPQFFNSLYPPSAGFYPNGAVINNICDRLLYQDPDTLELHPWIAKELPEVNEDATEYTFRLRPGVSYSDGTPVDAENVLRNIELYAKGDKSRHLTSSEQISNYRGGEVIDPLTVKFHFSAPAPGFAQATSSYNAGLVANSTLDGSDTDFAPGSATKVIGSGPFVISEEDLGSRLVLTARKDYRWAPSVLAHQGPAYLEKINYILASEQSVRIGGLVAGQADIARQIEAPEEKHLKDSGLEILAHGTNGVTNQLAFRFRHPLLQDIRVRQALMHGIDREEIIHTLYSDSYPLATSSLATTASGYKAQPADAFAYDPELSSALLNQAGWEPGPDGIRQRDGRRLSFTVNEALPQPRSKELITKAQEHLRRIGVELKLNPGDQTTQNADSKDLGKIEIRHTMVGRADNDVIKSQYGTAERNTFLNKASDVDAIDPHTGLNPAEVAPPDQHLQDLLEKVTATVDPSQRNQISGEIQDYLTSQAYVLPLFEEPVVYGYQPYVHGFHAEAIGRPSFYDVWLGAPDETQPPANTTKENS, encoded by the coding sequence ATGAACGCTGGTTTGCGCATCTGTGAGAAGCTAAGACCCCTATCATCGCGCCGCATAACTGGGGTGATGATGCTGTGCGTCTTATGTCTTCTCACAGGATGTGGCTATGGGGGACACCTGGGACAGCCAGCAGCGAAGTCAGCGTCGGACCTAAATAAGCAGGAACTAACCTACCTGGAACCTCAGTTCTTCAACTCCCTCTATCCCCCAAGCGCTGGGTTTTATCCCAATGGTGCGGTGATAAACAACATTTGTGACCGGCTGCTCTACCAGGACCCGGACACCTTAGAGCTGCATCCATGGATAGCCAAAGAACTTCCGGAGGTTAATGAGGATGCCACTGAATACACTTTTCGGTTGCGTCCAGGAGTAAGTTATTCCGACGGTACCCCCGTTGATGCCGAGAATGTTCTGCGCAATATTGAGCTCTATGCCAAAGGGGATAAGTCACGGCATTTAACGAGTTCAGAGCAGATCTCTAACTACCGTGGTGGCGAAGTTATTGACCCCTTAACGGTGAAGTTTCACTTCTCTGCACCCGCACCTGGGTTTGCACAGGCCACCAGTAGCTACAATGCGGGCCTCGTCGCAAACTCCACGCTCGACGGAAGCGACACGGACTTCGCTCCAGGCAGCGCCACCAAAGTCATTGGGTCTGGGCCTTTCGTGATTAGTGAGGAAGACCTTGGCAGTCGGTTGGTGTTGACCGCGCGGAAAGATTATCGCTGGGCGCCCTCTGTCCTAGCCCACCAAGGGCCAGCTTATTTGGAAAAAATCAACTATATTTTGGCCAGCGAACAGTCCGTGCGGATCGGGGGACTGGTTGCCGGTCAGGCTGATATCGCCCGGCAAATCGAAGCCCCGGAGGAAAAGCATCTCAAAGACTCAGGATTAGAAATTCTGGCGCACGGGACTAACGGCGTGACTAATCAATTAGCTTTCCGTTTCCGCCACCCCCTATTGCAGGATATTCGCGTACGGCAGGCCCTGATGCACGGAATAGATCGGGAAGAGATTATCCATACTCTCTACTCTGATTCCTACCCTCTGGCGACATCCTCCCTGGCCACGACCGCTTCGGGGTATAAAGCACAGCCAGCTGATGCCTTTGCCTATGACCCCGAGCTCTCCAGTGCTCTTTTGAATCAAGCCGGTTGGGAACCTGGTCCTGATGGGATACGGCAACGTGATGGACGCAGGCTGAGTTTCACAGTCAATGAGGCGTTACCGCAGCCTCGCTCAAAAGAATTGATTACCAAGGCCCAAGAACATCTGCGACGGATTGGCGTAGAACTGAAGCTAAACCCCGGTGACCAAACTACTCAAAATGCTGACTCTAAGGATTTAGGGAAAATCGAAATCCGGCACACCATGGTTGGCCGCGCCGATAATGACGTCATCAAATCCCAATACGGAACTGCCGAACGCAATACCTTCTTAAATAAAGCCAGCGATGTGGACGCCATCGACCCGCACACTGGGCTTAATCCAGCAGAGGTGGCACCACCAGATCAACATCTGCAGGATTTGCTAGAAAAAGTCACGGCCACCGTCGATCCTTCCCAACGAAACCAGATTTCCGGGGAAATCCAAGACTACTTAACTAGCCAAGCCTATGTTTTGCCGCTCTTTGAAGAACCAGTGGTCTATGGATACCAACCCTATGTCCACGGATTCCACGCGGAAGCTATCGGGCGGCCAAGTTTTTATGACGTATGGCTAGGCGCCCCGGACGAGACCCAGCCCCCAGCAAACACCACGAAGGAGAACTCCTAA
- a CDS encoding FAD/NAD(P)-binding protein: MTEQIHSIALIGLGPRGVSLCERLAQLSQETAEHNPPGSPSKQIKLHLIDDAPAGAGRIWDPEQTPTLCMNTLAHAVTLFPEENSGIKGGILPGPTLHEWIRLIIAPDDGVDDIASEKRETFFSFPPDKNKYQRFWSEMENTQPESHPSRALYGAYIRWCLDVALARLDKSVHVIFHQARAQEIQRCGSRDTIHLDNGVKIQADSTVLAPGWLRPGLNIAEQELAQAVKTHPSLVWIRPDNPVEQPLDAVPDSAPVLVRGLGMGFFDVMALLTLDRGGEFIPDAHSRSGLRYLPSSREPHFLISSHRGYPYLPKSEYHSLPPRAAIPRLRKLGRRLRPQYPGHETPTPASIDFRRTIWPAIIRDSYEAYYQTLARVRPEAFKGSDHTSLIHALDHAPDEDLLEQAAELAQEFLAQPEDRFDLREFLDPLPGTFSSPEALGEHIAHRMSCDIHEAVLARDSALKAGLWSISASRKPASIIGAEGAYTLDSRPTLSAFMSLGQMVGSGPPLFRTRQLLALYDAGFVTFLGAEPQLSVVDDDREPRWRIKTRSLPHDHAEATTLIDAWMHQPTIARPHDQDPLLPSLEHQGRLRPFHYHTAAGEHLTTGSPEVDRYTRRLIHPDGNIDPSVHLVGIPTYAQMPDTTISPIPNSRSLMLQETSAAAWSVWQQIHP, encoded by the coding sequence ATGACCGAACAAATCCACAGCATCGCCCTCATCGGACTAGGCCCCCGCGGAGTTAGCCTGTGCGAACGATTAGCACAATTAAGCCAAGAAACTGCTGAACACAATCCCCCCGGTTCCCCATCGAAGCAGATTAAACTTCATCTCATTGATGATGCCCCTGCCGGGGCCGGAAGAATCTGGGATCCGGAGCAAACTCCGACGTTATGCATGAATACCCTCGCCCATGCAGTGACATTGTTCCCGGAAGAAAATAGCGGGATCAAGGGGGGAATTCTGCCTGGTCCCACGTTGCATGAATGGATTCGTTTAATCATTGCCCCAGATGACGGCGTCGATGATATTGCTAGTGAAAAACGAGAAACCTTCTTTTCTTTCCCTCCGGATAAGAATAAATATCAGCGATTCTGGTCGGAAATGGAGAACACTCAGCCAGAGTCCCATCCGTCGAGGGCACTCTATGGGGCCTATATTCGCTGGTGCCTCGATGTCGCACTCGCCCGGTTAGACAAGTCAGTCCACGTGATATTCCACCAAGCCCGTGCACAAGAAATCCAGCGTTGCGGTAGCCGCGATACGATTCATCTCGATAATGGCGTAAAGATTCAGGCCGATAGTACGGTGCTCGCCCCTGGATGGCTGCGCCCTGGACTAAACATCGCCGAACAAGAATTAGCTCAAGCCGTAAAAACCCACCCTTCATTGGTGTGGATTCGCCCAGATAATCCCGTCGAACAACCCTTAGATGCCGTACCTGATTCCGCCCCGGTGCTCGTCCGCGGTCTAGGGATGGGATTTTTCGATGTGATGGCACTATTAACTCTCGATCGCGGCGGAGAGTTCATTCCCGACGCCCATTCTCGCTCCGGATTGCGATATCTCCCCAGTTCTCGCGAGCCGCATTTTCTTATTAGCAGTCACCGCGGATACCCCTACTTACCCAAATCCGAGTACCACTCTCTTCCTCCACGAGCGGCGATTCCCCGGCTGAGGAAATTAGGCCGACGTCTTCGACCACAGTATCCCGGTCACGAGACCCCTACCCCGGCAAGCATAGATTTCCGTCGAACTATTTGGCCAGCAATTATTCGCGACAGCTACGAGGCTTATTATCAGACTCTAGCTCGGGTTAGACCTGAGGCGTTTAAGGGATCCGACCACACCAGTCTCATTCACGCTCTTGATCATGCTCCTGATGAAGATCTTCTGGAGCAAGCCGCTGAGCTTGCCCAAGAGTTCCTCGCTCAGCCTGAGGATCGGTTTGATCTGCGGGAATTCTTAGATCCTTTGCCCGGCACTTTTAGTAGCCCAGAAGCGTTGGGGGAGCACATCGCCCACCGCATGAGTTGCGATATTCACGAAGCGGTATTGGCCCGAGATTCTGCGCTGAAAGCTGGGCTGTGGTCTATTAGCGCCTCGCGAAAGCCAGCCAGTATCATCGGGGCCGAAGGTGCCTATACCCTGGATTCTCGGCCTACTCTTAGCGCTTTTATGTCCTTGGGACAAATGGTGGGATCCGGCCCCCCGTTATTTCGAACCCGTCAGCTTTTAGCTCTATATGATGCGGGTTTTGTCACCTTCTTGGGAGCTGAGCCACAACTAAGCGTGGTTGATGATGATCGCGAACCTCGCTGGCGGATAAAAACCAGATCCCTTCCCCATGATCACGCCGAGGCCACCACGCTTATTGACGCCTGGATGCATCAACCCACTATTGCGCGTCCCCATGACCAGGACCCGTTATTGCCGAGCCTGGAACACCAAGGGCGGCTTCGCCCTTTTCACTACCACACCGCCGCGGGAGAACACCTGACTACCGGGTCTCCGGAAGTAGACCGCTATACCCGACGGCTGATTCATCCCGATGGGAATATTGATCCCAGCGTCCACCTGGTTGGGATACCCACCTACGCCCAAATGCCTGACACCACTATCTCCCCTATCCCGAATTCCCGGTCCCTCATGCTCCAAGAAACCTCCGCCGCAGCATGGAGTGTGTGGCAACAGATCCACCCCTAG
- a CDS encoding alanine/glycine:cation symporter family protein, translated as MSDTYILAAQSGAVDKAIQGVFGPFVDVLEKVVFFSIPIGNAQLPVVVLWLFLAGIIMTLWMKVRPIRDAMQTVRIVRGHMSRHHDAGEVTSFQAMATELAGTIGLGNIAGVAVAISIGGPGASMWIIIAGILGMSLKLVEATASQMFRRVNSDNSISGGPMYYLTDGLAFIGKPKTGKFLGFFYGFCFMFAAMGAGNIFQSNQIAMHIIDVTGTKNGWLGHNGWLIGLVLAAVTAVVVLGGLQSIANWTSRLVPVMSVLYAVAVLVILVIHVTELPAAFSTIFTSAFTGKGVTGGVIGVAIIGIQRAVFSNVAGVGTAGFAHSTTKNHKPAEEGLVAAWEPFIDSVVVCTLTALAIIVTGTYRNSDSDGITLTTEAFATVHSLFPIVLSICILLFGFSTVLSYSYYGKKAAGFVFGNNRVAEHIYDAFYLIMVVVGAAVSLETVTRFSDALFFLVAVPNLVGLYLLGPAIRAEIKNYREGVRDGRITPVPKEERSTLLGNPMPKQQA; from the coding sequence ATGTCAGATACCTACATACTTGCTGCCCAATCCGGAGCAGTCGACAAAGCAATCCAAGGAGTTTTTGGACCCTTCGTTGACGTCCTCGAAAAGGTGGTGTTCTTCTCAATCCCCATCGGAAACGCACAACTTCCCGTCGTGGTGCTCTGGCTCTTTTTAGCGGGCATAATCATGACGCTGTGGATGAAAGTTCGCCCCATCCGCGACGCAATGCAAACAGTCCGCATTGTCCGCGGACATATGAGCCGGCACCACGATGCCGGAGAAGTCACCAGTTTCCAAGCAATGGCCACCGAACTCGCCGGAACCATCGGTCTCGGTAACATCGCCGGCGTAGCAGTAGCCATCAGCATCGGTGGTCCCGGCGCCTCCATGTGGATTATCATCGCCGGCATTCTAGGAATGAGTCTCAAGCTGGTAGAAGCTACTGCCTCCCAGATGTTTCGTCGAGTCAACAGCGACAACAGTATCTCTGGCGGGCCCATGTATTACCTCACCGATGGTTTAGCATTCATCGGAAAACCAAAGACCGGAAAATTCCTCGGGTTTTTCTACGGCTTCTGCTTCATGTTCGCGGCGATGGGCGCCGGAAACATCTTCCAATCCAACCAAATTGCCATGCACATTATTGACGTCACCGGCACCAAAAATGGCTGGCTAGGACACAACGGTTGGCTCATCGGCTTGGTATTGGCGGCAGTTACCGCCGTCGTCGTGCTGGGTGGTTTACAGTCCATCGCTAACTGGACGTCGCGTCTTGTTCCAGTGATGTCGGTGCTCTACGCCGTCGCCGTTCTAGTGATCCTCGTTATCCATGTCACGGAATTACCTGCTGCTTTCTCGACCATCTTCACCAGCGCCTTTACCGGCAAAGGAGTCACCGGCGGGGTCATCGGGGTAGCCATCATCGGTATTCAACGAGCGGTGTTTTCTAACGTCGCCGGGGTCGGTACCGCAGGTTTTGCCCACTCCACCACAAAAAACCACAAACCAGCAGAAGAGGGGTTAGTGGCGGCGTGGGAGCCTTTTATCGACTCGGTGGTGGTGTGTACTCTTACTGCCTTGGCCATCATCGTGACCGGAACCTACCGCAACTCTGATAGCGATGGAATCACTCTCACCACTGAAGCCTTCGCTACCGTTCACTCCTTGTTCCCCATTGTGTTGTCCATCTGTATTTTGTTATTCGGATTCTCCACGGTGCTGTCTTATTCCTACTATGGCAAGAAAGCCGCTGGATTTGTGTTCGGCAATAACCGAGTAGCCGAACACATTTATGATGCGTTTTACCTCATCATGGTGGTAGTCGGCGCGGCGGTGTCCTTGGAAACCGTCACTCGGTTTTCCGACGCCTTATTCTTCCTTGTCGCTGTCCCCAACTTGGTAGGTCTTTACCTGTTGGGACCCGCTATTCGCGCAGAAATTAAGAATTATCGGGAGGGGGTTCGGGACGGGAGAATCACCCCGGTTCCCAAGGAGGAACGTTCCACGCTACTGGGGAACCCGATGCCTAAGCAACAAGCCTAG
- a CDS encoding GntR family transcriptional regulator, whose amino-acid sequence MKVVEDVTVEPRKWATPISINPSRRPSLKEDSEQLIRRLLVSGDMRPGQLYSANSLASQLGISNSPVREAMLSLSAEGLLEPVRNRGFRVVEMTPKDRQEVYDLRRLIEVEAVRRAASRHLTKDEANTLTELAHHALDLLPDTPGGDLIPYLDADNDFHCYLVGLIGNTRWSDMVRILRDQSRINGAYRHLGHQERDRASAEEHIDIAHAVIRGDAVLAADLMVRHLDYARPQS is encoded by the coding sequence ATGAAAGTAGTTGAGGACGTCACGGTGGAACCGAGGAAATGGGCAACACCCATTAGTATTAACCCCTCTCGTCGTCCCTCCCTCAAGGAGGACAGCGAACAGCTTATTAGGCGACTGCTCGTCAGCGGGGATATGCGTCCGGGACAACTCTATTCCGCCAATAGTCTTGCTTCTCAACTGGGAATTTCCAATAGCCCAGTACGCGAGGCCATGCTGTCACTCAGCGCCGAGGGACTATTAGAACCGGTGCGCAATCGTGGGTTCCGGGTAGTGGAAATGACCCCTAAAGATCGTCAGGAAGTCTACGATTTGCGTCGCCTCATTGAGGTAGAGGCGGTGCGACGTGCAGCATCTCGCCACCTCACCAAAGATGAGGCCAACACCCTCACCGAGTTGGCGCATCATGCTCTTGATCTTCTCCCCGATACCCCTGGGGGTGATTTAATCCCCTACCTTGATGCAGATAATGATTTCCACTGTTATCTGGTTGGTCTCATCGGAAATACGCGCTGGTCAGATATGGTTCGTATCCTTCGAGACCAGTCTCGGATTAACGGCGCCTACCGACATTTAGGACACCAAGAACGAGACCGGGCGAGCGCTGAGGAGCATATTGACATTGCCCACGCTGTCATTCGGGGCGATGCAGTTTTGGCTGCAGATTTGATGGTCCGGCACCTAGATTATGCTCGCCCGCAAAGTTAA
- a CDS encoding NAD(P)/FAD-dependent oxidoreductase yields MFELPPTCGTTVSLDMSTADHLPQSAEVVIIGGGVMGLSVAHYLAERGVGQDHQGNYSGIVLLERDTLGSGSSAKPLGGVRANFSDPANIILGQRSLKVYENFHRDFGVDIHLNKVGYLFLARTEEERQALDQSAESQRLLGIDARSLDPHEAQKVNPFLKAEALTGACYTPNDGHAAPAAVVEGLRRALDERGVCMCDRTEVLDIERTAQGITSVTTSRGEIRTETVVCAAGAWSKRIGEMAGVDLPVEPTRRMIGLTPQQSTPPPRIPFTLDLSTTFYFHNYGRGLLLGISHAAEPGFCREYSNEWLKEFNAAASIIAPELENPSLAGGWAGFYENTPDHNALIGASLTVPGFFYITGFSGHGFLQAPAAGELLADIITNRTPFMDPTPFSATRFSGLGSPWNELNII; encoded by the coding sequence GTGTTTGAACTTCCTCCTACCTGTGGCACCACAGTAAGTCTGGACATGAGCACCGCTGACCATCTTCCTCAGTCAGCTGAGGTGGTCATCATCGGCGGTGGTGTCATGGGGTTAAGCGTGGCCCACTACCTTGCAGAACGCGGCGTTGGCCAAGACCATCAAGGAAACTACAGCGGCATTGTCCTGCTCGAAAGAGACACCTTGGGCAGCGGTTCTTCCGCTAAACCACTGGGCGGAGTGAGAGCTAATTTCTCTGACCCAGCCAACATTATCTTGGGGCAGCGGTCACTCAAGGTTTATGAAAACTTTCACCGTGATTTTGGCGTCGATATCCACCTGAACAAAGTAGGTTATCTCTTCTTGGCTCGTACCGAGGAAGAGCGACAGGCGCTAGATCAATCTGCTGAATCCCAGCGCCTATTAGGAATTGATGCTCGATCTCTGGACCCGCATGAGGCTCAAAAAGTTAACCCCTTTCTCAAGGCGGAGGCTTTAACTGGAGCGTGCTATACCCCCAATGATGGACATGCGGCTCCAGCAGCAGTTGTGGAGGGTTTACGTCGAGCACTCGATGAGCGCGGCGTGTGTATGTGTGACCGCACCGAAGTTCTCGATATTGAACGCACCGCTCAAGGGATAACGTCAGTAACAACTAGCCGCGGGGAGATTCGCACCGAAACAGTCGTGTGCGCCGCGGGGGCGTGGAGTAAAAGAATTGGAGAGATGGCTGGAGTAGATCTCCCCGTCGAACCTACCCGACGCATGATCGGGTTGACTCCTCAACAATCCACACCTCCGCCGCGGATTCCTTTTACCTTGGATCTCTCCACCACCTTCTATTTCCACAACTATGGCCGGGGCTTGCTATTGGGAATTTCTCACGCCGCTGAACCTGGCTTTTGCCGGGAATACTCCAATGAGTGGCTCAAAGAATTCAATGCGGCAGCCTCAATCATCGCACCTGAGCTGGAAAATCCCTCTCTCGCAGGTGGCTGGGCCGGATTCTATGAAAACACCCCGGATCACAACGCTCTCATTGGTGCATCATTAACAGTTCCTGGGTTCTTCTACATCACCGGTTTTTCTGGACATGGTTTCCTCCAAGCTCCAGCCGCTGGTGAATTGCTTGCTGACATCATCACCAACCGCACTCCTTTTATGGATCCCACTCCCTTTTCTGCCACTCGATTTTCCGGGCTTGGCAGCCCCTGGAATGAACTCAACATTATCTAA
- the hglS gene encoding 2-oxoadipate dioxygenase/decarboxylase, which yields MTSTQRLARWELRAAFAQRLSQMYGEEVPAYTTLVEVSEAVNRDYQQTHPELAEHLGSISRVTAERHGAIRVGTPQELTDVARVFAAFGMYPVGFYDLRDAAASSVPVVSTAFRPIDAEELARNPFRVFTSMLTVDDPRFFSPDLQQRLEAFLAQRTLFPEELLLLADKADREDGLGEPEASRLLELATASFKLSDDPVDESWYRELEQISAVAADIGGVTTTHINHLTPRVLDIDDLYARMEQRGITMIDEVQGPPGWDGPDILLRQTSFRALDEQRVFRFPDGSTGPGTLRVRFGEVEQRGIALTPAGRDIYDRMVAETDQLLHEEPGAPRAEIARRVWQKHIPTTEKELDEQGLGYFTYELAASPEDIRHQLSGGPEGVELQELIDRGLLRATPIVYEDFLPRSAAGIFQSNLTGEGTRDNSHEAARYDAAALSTMIGRELAEPTELYAAQRAQSLADCAEALGQPIIDYPSHLKG from the coding sequence ATGACGAGTACACAACGCCTTGCCCGCTGGGAACTGCGCGCCGCCTTTGCTCAGCGACTATCCCAGATGTATGGGGAAGAAGTCCCGGCTTATACCACCTTGGTAGAAGTCTCTGAGGCGGTCAACCGGGATTACCAACAAACCCACCCAGAACTAGCGGAACACCTTGGCAGCATCTCTCGTGTCACGGCGGAACGCCACGGAGCTATCCGCGTAGGAACACCCCAGGAGCTCACTGACGTTGCACGAGTTTTTGCTGCTTTCGGTATGTATCCAGTCGGATTTTATGATTTACGGGACGCGGCAGCCAGCTCAGTCCCGGTGGTTTCGACGGCATTTCGCCCCATCGACGCCGAGGAGCTAGCCCGAAATCCATTCCGAGTCTTTACTTCCATGCTCACCGTAGATGATCCTCGGTTCTTCTCCCCGGATCTCCAGCAAAGGCTAGAGGCGTTCTTAGCCCAACGGACACTCTTCCCCGAAGAACTCCTTCTTCTCGCCGATAAGGCTGACCGAGAAGATGGTCTGGGAGAACCTGAGGCTAGCCGTCTCCTTGAGTTAGCTACGGCCTCCTTTAAGCTCTCAGATGATCCGGTAGATGAATCCTGGTATCGAGAGCTGGAACAGATCTCTGCGGTAGCTGCCGATATTGGAGGTGTTACCACCACCCATATCAACCACCTCACCCCACGCGTCCTTGACATTGATGACCTCTACGCACGGATGGAACAACGTGGGATCACCATGATTGATGAAGTCCAGGGGCCACCCGGCTGGGACGGCCCAGATATTTTACTTCGGCAAACATCCTTCCGCGCCCTGGATGAACAACGAGTCTTCCGCTTTCCTGATGGTAGTACCGGCCCAGGTACGCTGCGGGTTCGGTTCGGCGAGGTAGAGCAACGCGGGATAGCTCTCACCCCGGCAGGTCGTGATATCTATGACCGGATGGTTGCTGAAACTGATCAGCTGCTTCATGAAGAACCCGGTGCACCAAGGGCTGAGATTGCCCGGCGCGTTTGGCAAAAACACATTCCGACAACGGAGAAAGAGCTCGACGAACAGGGGTTGGGATATTTCACCTATGAGCTCGCTGCTAGTCCGGAGGACATCCGGCACCAGCTAAGCGGCGGTCCGGAAGGCGTCGAACTTCAAGAGTTGATTGACCGCGGATTGCTGCGGGCAACCCCTATTGTTTATGAGGACTTTCTGCCTCGATCCGCGGCCGGGATTTTCCAATCAAACCTCACCGGGGAAGGAACTAGGGATAACAGCCATGAAGCGGCACGGTACGACGCTGCCGCTTTGTCCACCATGATCGGTCGTGAACTTGCTGAACCAACCGAACTCTATGCAGCGCAGCGAGCCCAGTCTTTAGCTGACTGCGCCGAGGCGCTGGGCCAACCCATTATTGATTACCCCTCACACTTGAAAGGATAA